The following proteins are encoded in a genomic region of Thermoplasmata archaeon:
- a CDS encoding Rab family GTPase: MPEVQRIKTKVCLVGEAAVGKTSLIRRYVQDEFDDRYITTLGAKVSKKELAFDVPGKDVKVQMDMTIWDIMGEKGFRDLLKEAFFHGAKGTIAVADLTRYSTLKELDDWVQGVFNVVGEIPVVFAINKVDLKDEVMILYGEKEIDQAVRAFEAPYYYTSARSGENVNTLFQRLGSMILAKEGIAPPS, translated from the coding sequence ATGCCCGAGGTCCAGCGGATCAAGACCAAGGTGTGCCTCGTGGGGGAGGCGGCGGTCGGGAAGACCTCCCTGATCCGCCGGTACGTGCAGGACGAGTTTGACGACCGGTACATCACGACCCTGGGCGCCAAGGTGTCCAAGAAAGAGCTCGCCTTCGACGTGCCCGGCAAGGACGTCAAGGTCCAGATGGACATGACGATCTGGGACATCATGGGCGAGAAGGGGTTCCGGGACTTGCTCAAGGAAGCCTTCTTCCACGGGGCCAAGGGCACGATCGCCGTGGCGGACCTCACGCGGTACTCGACCCTCAAGGAGCTTGACGACTGGGTGCAGGGCGTCTTCAACGTGGTCGGGGAGATCCCCGTCGTCTTCGCGATCAACAAGGTGGACCTCAAGGACGAGGTGATGATCCTGTACGGGGAGAAGGAGATCGACCAGGCGGTGCGCGCCTTCGAAGCGCCGTACTACTACACCTCCGCGAGGAGCGGAGAGAACGTGAACACCCTGTTCCAGCGCCTCGGGTCCATGATCCTCGCCAAGGAGGGCATCGCACCGCCCTCCTGA
- a CDS encoding Rab family GTPase, with the protein MTETRHLKSKICLVGEKAVGKTSLIRRYVLNLFDEQYVTTIGTRVSKKEARVFLPERDLLVDVDLQIWDIMGEKGFRELLKEAYFYGANGILAVADLTRRRTLDDLDDWVDGVEQVVGKVPVLIAVNKSDLLSSAQYGEHDVAQVARAFDCPFLMTSAKSGANVEEAFRRIGQMVTESQLART; encoded by the coding sequence ATGACGGAGACCCGACACCTGAAGTCCAAGATCTGCCTGGTCGGCGAGAAGGCCGTCGGGAAGACGAGCCTGATCCGCCGGTACGTCCTGAACCTGTTCGACGAGCAGTACGTGACCACGATCGGCACGCGAGTCTCCAAGAAGGAGGCGCGCGTCTTCCTTCCGGAACGGGACCTCCTGGTCGACGTGGACCTCCAGATCTGGGACATCATGGGGGAGAAGGGCTTCCGGGAGCTCCTCAAGGAGGCCTACTTCTATGGGGCCAATGGCATCCTCGCGGTCGCGGACCTCACCCGGCGCCGCACACTGGACGACCTGGACGACTGGGTGGACGGGGTCGAGCAGGTCGTCGGCAAGGTGCCCGTGCTCATCGCGGTGAACAAGAGCGACCTCCTGTCGAGCGCCCAGTACGGCGAGCACGACGTGGCGCAGGTCGCTCGCGCGTTCGACTGCCCCTTCCTGATGACCTCGGCGAAATCGGGTGCCAACGTCGAGGAGGCGTTCCGCCGGATCGGGCAAATGGTCACGGAATCCCAGCTCGCCCGCACGTGA